One window from the genome of Oryza glaberrima chromosome 3, OglaRS2, whole genome shotgun sequence encodes:
- the LOC127767168 gene encoding origin of replication complex subunit 2: MALRGGHAAAAAGVSSGSEDDNEEAGFSRSYFLAKEKEPSSGKKRARAAGKLSDLNLVDEQVLRASLAEIPPKHEREVEALTRSYKEQYRNWLFELRCGFGLLMYGFGSKKMLLEDFASTTLSDFTVIVVNGYLPSINLKQVIVTIAEIFWEQTKLKRKRQTATRSQLQPFASQSIDDIISFLNNQTSDNGDDNVCLLIHNIDGPALRDTESQQYLAQVSCCPQVHVVASVDHVNAPLLWDKKMVHTQFKWSWYHVPTFAPYKVEGVFYPLILASGGHAQTMKTALVVLQSLTPNAQSVFRVLAEYQLAHEKEEGMHFSSLYTKCRERFLVSSQVTLNSHLTEFKDHDLVKIRKHSDGQDCLHIPLVSDALEKLLQELT; this comes from the exons ATGGCACTGAGAGgcggccacgcggcggcggctgctggggTAAGCTCTGGGTCCGAGGATGACAACGAGGAGGCCGGCTTCTCCAGGAGCTACTTCCTGGCCAAGGAGAAGGAGCCCTCCTCCGGCAAGAAGCGCGCCCGCGCTGCCGGCAAGCTCTCCGACCTCAACCTCGTCGACGAGCAG GTGCTGCGAGCATCCCTCGCTGAGATCCCCCCGAAGCACGAGAGAGAGGTGGAGGCTCTGACGAGAAGCTACAAGGAGCAGTACCGCAACTGGCTGTTCGAGCTCAG GTGCGGATTTGGGCTCCTGATGTATGGATTTGGATCTAAGAAGATGTTGCTTGAGGATTTTGCGTCCACGACCTTGAGCGATTTCACCGTCATTGTGGTTAATGGCTATCTCCCTTCCATCAACTTGAAGCAA GTCATAGTGACAATAGCTGAAATATTTTGGGAACAAACAAAACTTAAGAGAAAACGCCAGACAGCAACAAGGTCCCAGTTGCAGCCATTTGCATCCCAATCAATAGATGATATTATCTCCTTTCTAAATAACCAGACATCTGACAATGGGGATGACAATGTATGCCTTCTTATTCACAACATCGACGGACCTGCCTTGCGTGACACTGAATCGCAGCAGTACCTAGCTCAAGTTTCGTGCTGCCCGCAAGTCCATGTTGTCGCATCAGTAGATCATGTTAATGCACCTTTGT TATGGGACAAGAAGATGGTGCACACACAGTTCAAGTGGAGCTGGTATCACGTCCCAACGTTTGCACCTTACAAAGTTGAAGGTGTGTTCTACCCCTTGATTCTTGCCAGCGGCGGTCATGCCCAAACCATGAAAACCGCCCTCGTTGTTCTGCAAAGCCTGACACCAAATGCGCAAAGTGTCTTCAGAGTTCTTGCTGAATATCAGTTGGCACACGAGAAGGAGGAAG GTATGCATTTCAGTAGCTTGTATACCAAATGCCGTGAGCGTTTTCTTGTAAGCAGTCAAGTGACGCTGAACTCCCACCTGACGGAGTTTAAAGACCATGATCTGGTGAAGATCAGAAAGCACTCTGATGGCCAAGATTGCCTCCACATTCCTCTTGTTTCTGATGCGCTGGAGAAATTGCTTCAGGAATTGACCTGA